The following proteins are co-located in the Camelina sativa cultivar DH55 chromosome 12, Cs, whole genome shotgun sequence genome:
- the LOC104732272 gene encoding pentatricopeptide repeat-containing protein At4g14050, mitochondrial isoform X1: MNALIPHYLHQLQLCARNRTLTTGKALHAHIVKLGIVQCCPLANTLVNVYGKCGAASHALQLFDEMPQRDHIAWASVLTALNQANLSGKTLSVFSSVGSRDGLRPDGFVFSALVKACANLGSIELGKQVHCHFIVSEYSSDDVVKSSLVDMYAKCGLLDSAKAVFDSIKVKNTISWTAMVSGYAKSGRKEEALELFRELPVKNLYSWTALISGFVQSGKGLEAFSVFTEMRRERVDILDPLVLSSIVGACANLAASIAGRQVHGLVIALGFDSCVFISNALIDMYAKCSDVIAAKDIFSRMRHRDVVSWTSLIVGMAQHGQAEKALAVYDDMVSHGVKPNEVTFVGLIYACSHVGFVAKGRALFQSMTKDYGISPSLQHYTCLLDLFGRSGLLDEAENLIHTMPFPPDEPTWAALLSACKRQGQGQMGVRIADHLVSCFKPKDPSTYILLSNIYASASLWGKVSEARRKLGDMEVRKDPGYSSVEVRKETEVFYAGETSHPLKDDIFRLLKKLEEEMRRRNGYVPDTSWILHDMDEQEKEKLLFWHSERSAVAYGLLKAVPGTPIRIVKNLRVCGDCHVVLKHISEITEREIIVRDATRYHHFKGGKCSCNDFW, encoded by the coding sequence ATGAATGCGCTTATCCCTCACTATCTTCATCAGCTCCAGCTCTGCGCGAGGAATCGAACCTTAACCACTGGCAAAGCCCTCCATGCCCACATCGTCAAGCTCGGGATCGTTCAATGCTGCCCTTTGGCCAATACTCTTGTCAATGTCTATGGAAAATGCGGTGCTGCTTCTCATGCTCTCCAgttgttcgacgaaatgcctcaGAGAGACCACATCGCATGGGCCTCAGTTCTCACAGCTCTTAATCAAGCGAATCTCTCTGGTAAGACTCTCTCAGTGTTTTCTTCAGTGGGTTCGAGGGATGGGTTGCGACCGGATGGTTTTGTGTTCTCGGCACTTGTTAAGGCTTGTGCTAACTTAGGATCTATTGAGCTTGGAAAGCAAGTTCATTGCCATTTTATAGTCTCTGAGTATTCGAGTGATGATGTTGTTAAGTCTTCACTCGTTGATATGTATGCTAAATGTGGGTTGCTTGATAGTGCTAAAGCAGTTTTCGATTCTATAAAAGTGAAAAACACCATTTCATGGACTGCCATGGTATCTGGATATGCTAAAAGTGgaagaaaggaagaagctttaGAGCTTTTTAGGGAATTACCAGTCAAGAATTTGTATTCTTGGACTGCGTTGATCTCTGGTTTTGTACAGAGTGGGAAAGGGCTTGAGGCTTTTTCTGTATTCACTGAAATGAGGAGAGAAAGAGTTGACATTTTGGATCCGTTGGTCCTTTCGAGCATTGTTGGCGCTTGTGCTAATTTGGCAGCTTCGATTGCAGGGAGGCAGGTTCACGGGTTGGTTATAGCTCTAGGATTTGATTCTTGTGTGTTTATTAGTAACGCCCTTATCGATATGTACGCTAAATGCAGTGATGTTATAGCTGCAAAGGATATATTTAGTAGAATGCGCCACAGAGATGTAGTTTCATGGACATCGCTTATAGTTGGAATGGCTCAGCATGGTCAAGCTGAGAAGGCATTAGCAGTGTATGATGACATGGTTTCTCACGGTGTAAAGCCCAATGAGGTCACATTTGTTGGATTGATATATGCGTGTAGCCACGTCGGTTTTGTAGCGAAAGGCCGTGCGCTTTTCCAATCAATGACGAAGGACTATGGGATTAGTCCATCATTGCAGCATTATACATGCTTATTGGATCTTTTTGGTCGATCTGGACTCCTTGATGAGGCTGAGAACTTGATACATACAATGCCGTTCCCTCCAGATGAACCAACTTGGGCTGCTTTACTTAGCGCTTGTAAGCGCCAGGGACAAGGTCAGATGGGTGTAAGAATTGCTGATCATCTTGTAAGTTGCTTTAAACCAAAAGATCCATCGACTTATATACTTTTATCAAACATCTATGCAAGTGCTTCTTTATGGGGAAAAGTATCAGAAGCAAGAAGGAAACTAGGAGATATGGAAGTCAGGAAAGATCCAGGGTACAGTAGTGTCGAGGTCAGGAAAGAAACCGAAGTTTTTTATGCAGGAGAAACATCTCATCCTCTAAAAGATGACATATTTAGATTGCTTAAGAAGCTAGAggaagaaatgagaagaagaaatggttATGTTCCTGATACGAGTTGGATACTACACGATATGGATgagcaagagaaagagaagctaTTGTTTTGGCACAGTGAACGATCCGCTGTTGCATACGGATTGCTTAAGGCTGTTCCGGGAACTCCTATACGAATTGTGAAAAATCTAAGGGTTTGTGGAGATTGTCATGTTGTTCTGAAACATATAAGTGAAATTACAGAAAGAGAGATAATAGTTAGAGATGCAACTAGATATCATCATTTTAAGGGAGGGAAATGTTCCTGCAATGACTTCTGGTAA
- the LOC104732272 gene encoding pentatricopeptide repeat-containing protein At4g14050, mitochondrial isoform X2, whose translation MPTSSSSGSFNAALWPILLSMSMENAVLLLMLSSCSTKCLRETTSHGPQFSQLLIKRISLACANLGSIELGKQVHCHFIVSEYSSDDVVKSSLVDMYAKCGLLDSAKAVFDSIKVKNTISWTAMVSGYAKSGRKEEALELFRELPVKNLYSWTALISGFVQSGKGLEAFSVFTEMRRERVDILDPLVLSSIVGACANLAASIAGRQVHGLVIALGFDSCVFISNALIDMYAKCSDVIAAKDIFSRMRHRDVVSWTSLIVGMAQHGQAEKALAVYDDMVSHGVKPNEVTFVGLIYACSHVGFVAKGRALFQSMTKDYGISPSLQHYTCLLDLFGRSGLLDEAENLIHTMPFPPDEPTWAALLSACKRQGQGQMGVRIADHLVSCFKPKDPSTYILLSNIYASASLWGKVSEARRKLGDMEVRKDPGYSSVEVRKETEVFYAGETSHPLKDDIFRLLKKLEEEMRRRNGYVPDTSWILHDMDEQEKEKLLFWHSERSAVAYGLLKAVPGTPIRIVKNLRVCGDCHVVLKHISEITEREIIVRDATRYHHFKGGKCSCNDFW comes from the exons ATGCCCACATCGTCAAGCTCGGGATCGTTCAATGCTGCCCTTTGGCCAATACTCTTGTCAATGTCTATGGAAAATGCGGTGCTGCTTCTCATGCTCTCCAgttgttcgacgaaatgcctcaGAGAGACCACATCGCATGGGCCTCAGTTCTCACAGCTCTTAATCAAGCGAATCTCTCTG GCTTGTGCTAACTTAGGATCTATTGAGCTTGGAAAGCAAGTTCATTGCCATTTTATAGTCTCTGAGTATTCGAGTGATGATGTTGTTAAGTCTTCACTCGTTGATATGTATGCTAAATGTGGGTTGCTTGATAGTGCTAAAGCAGTTTTCGATTCTATAAAAGTGAAAAACACCATTTCATGGACTGCCATGGTATCTGGATATGCTAAAAGTGgaagaaaggaagaagctttaGAGCTTTTTAGGGAATTACCAGTCAAGAATTTGTATTCTTGGACTGCGTTGATCTCTGGTTTTGTACAGAGTGGGAAAGGGCTTGAGGCTTTTTCTGTATTCACTGAAATGAGGAGAGAAAGAGTTGACATTTTGGATCCGTTGGTCCTTTCGAGCATTGTTGGCGCTTGTGCTAATTTGGCAGCTTCGATTGCAGGGAGGCAGGTTCACGGGTTGGTTATAGCTCTAGGATTTGATTCTTGTGTGTTTATTAGTAACGCCCTTATCGATATGTACGCTAAATGCAGTGATGTTATAGCTGCAAAGGATATATTTAGTAGAATGCGCCACAGAGATGTAGTTTCATGGACATCGCTTATAGTTGGAATGGCTCAGCATGGTCAAGCTGAGAAGGCATTAGCAGTGTATGATGACATGGTTTCTCACGGTGTAAAGCCCAATGAGGTCACATTTGTTGGATTGATATATGCGTGTAGCCACGTCGGTTTTGTAGCGAAAGGCCGTGCGCTTTTCCAATCAATGACGAAGGACTATGGGATTAGTCCATCATTGCAGCATTATACATGCTTATTGGATCTTTTTGGTCGATCTGGACTCCTTGATGAGGCTGAGAACTTGATACATACAATGCCGTTCCCTCCAGATGAACCAACTTGGGCTGCTTTACTTAGCGCTTGTAAGCGCCAGGGACAAGGTCAGATGGGTGTAAGAATTGCTGATCATCTTGTAAGTTGCTTTAAACCAAAAGATCCATCGACTTATATACTTTTATCAAACATCTATGCAAGTGCTTCTTTATGGGGAAAAGTATCAGAAGCAAGAAGGAAACTAGGAGATATGGAAGTCAGGAAAGATCCAGGGTACAGTAGTGTCGAGGTCAGGAAAGAAACCGAAGTTTTTTATGCAGGAGAAACATCTCATCCTCTAAAAGATGACATATTTAGATTGCTTAAGAAGCTAGAggaagaaatgagaagaagaaatggttATGTTCCTGATACGAGTTGGATACTACACGATATGGATgagcaagagaaagagaagctaTTGTTTTGGCACAGTGAACGATCCGCTGTTGCATACGGATTGCTTAAGGCTGTTCCGGGAACTCCTATACGAATTGTGAAAAATCTAAGGGTTTGTGGAGATTGTCATGTTGTTCTGAAACATATAAGTGAAATTACAGAAAGAGAGATAATAGTTAGAGATGCAACTAGATATCATCATTTTAAGGGAGGGAAATGTTCCTGCAATGACTTCTGGTAA